One Budorcas taxicolor isolate Tak-1 chromosome 13, Takin1.1, whole genome shotgun sequence DNA window includes the following coding sequences:
- the TSHZ2 gene encoding teashirt homolog 2, translating into MPRRKQQAPKRAAGYAQEEQLKEEEEIKEEEEEEEDSGSGAQPQGSNDAGTDEELEMGPEQKGCFSYQNSPGSHLSNQDAENESLLSDASDQVSDIKSVCGRDASDKKASVRPKLPNEAHSCMDKMTAVYANILSDSYWSGLGLGFKLSNSERRNCDTRNGGNKTDFDWHQDALSKSLQQNLPSRSVSKPSLFSSVQLYRQSSKMCGTVFTGASRFRCRQCSAAYDTLVELTVHMNETGHYQDDNRKKDKLRPTSYSKPRKRAFQDMDKEDAQKVLKCMFCGDSFDSLQDLSVHMIKTKHYQKVPLKEPVPTISSKMVTPAKKRVFDVNRPCSPDSTTGSFADSFPPQKNTSLQLSCNNRYGYQNGASYTWQFEACKSQILKCMECGSSHDTLQQLTTHMMVTGHFLKVTSSASKKGKQLVLDPLAVEKMQSLSDAPNSDALAPKPSGNSACDGAASSTELKDSKKEKPEEINKDEKVMKSEDYEDPLQKPLDPTIKYQYLREEDLEDGSKGGGDILKSLENTVTTAINKAQNGAPSWSAYPSIHAAYQLSEGTKPSLPMGSQVLQIRPNLSNKLRPIAPKWKAMPLVSVPAHLAPYTQVKKEPTDKEEAVRECEKESPREEASSFSHSEGHAFSKSEPPAESKKAEPRPPQAEDKPMREGGEKEKGPALEPASPLSNGCTLTNPAAALPGINPLSALQSVLNNHLGKATEPLRAPSCSSPSSSTMSMFHKPSLSVMDKPVLSPPSTRPASVSRRYLFENNDQPIDLTKSKSKKAESSQAQSCTSPPQKHALSDIADMVKVLPKATTPKPATSPRVPPVKLEMDVRRFEDLSSEVSTLHKRKGRQSNWNPQHLLILQAQFASSLFQTSEGKYLLSDLGPQERMQISKFTGLSMTTISHWLANVKYQLRKTGGTKFLKNMDKGHPIFYCSDCASQFRTPSTYISHLESHLGFQMKDMTRLAVEQQGKAEQELSRVSSAQRSPESIAGEEDTDSKFKCKLCCRTFVSKHAVKLHLSKTHSKSPEHHSQFVTDVDEE; encoded by the coding sequence GCTACGCCCAGGAGGAACAgctgaaggaagaggaggagatcaaagaggaagaggaggaggaggaagacagtgGTTCGGGAGCTCAGCCTCAGGGCAGCAATGACGCGGGGACAGACGAGGAGCTGGAGATGGGCCCCGAGCAAAAGGGCTGCTTCAGCTACCAGAACTCTCCAGGAAGCCACCTGTCCAACCAGGACGCCGAGAACGAGTCCCTGCTGAGCGATGCCAGCGATCAGGTGTCAGACATCAAGAGTGTGTGCGGCCGAGATGCCTCGGATAAGAAAGCCAGCGTGCGCCCCAAGCTTCCAAACGAAGCCCACAGCTGCATGGATAAGATGACCGCCGTCTACGCCAACATCTTGTCCGATTCCTACTGGTCGGGCCTGGGCCTCGGCTTCAAGCTGTCCAACAGCGAGAGGCGGAATTGTGACACCCGAAACGGTGGCAACAAGACGGATTTCGATTGGCACCAAGACGCTCTGTCCAAAAGCCTGCAGCAGAACTTGCCCTCGAGGTCCGTGTCGAAGCCCAGCCTGTTCAGCTCGGTCCAGCTGTACCGGCAGAGCAGCAAAATGTGCGGGACTGTTTTCACCGGGGCCAGCAGGTTCCGGTGCCGGCAGTGCAGTGCTGCCTACGACACCCTGGTCGAGCTGACCGTCCACATGAACGAAACCGGCCACTACCAAGACGACAACCGCAAAAAGGACAAGCTCAGACCCACGAGCTACTCCAAGCCCCGAAAGAGGGCTTTCCAGGATATGGACAAGGAGGATGCTCAAAAGGTCCTGAAGTGCATGTTTTGCGGTGATTCCTTTGATTCCCTCCAGGATTTGAGTGTCCACATGATCAAAACAAAACATTACCAAAAAGTGCCTTTGAAGGAGCCAGTCCCAACCATTTCATCAAAAATGGTCACTCCCGCCAAGAAACGCGTCTTCGACGTCAATCGGCCGTGCTCCCCGGATTCGACCACTGGGTCGTTTGCAGACTCGTTTCCGCCCCAGAAGAACACCAGCCTCCAACTGTCTTGCAACAACCGCTATGGCTACCAGAACGGTGCCAGCTACACCTGGCAGTTCGAGGCCTGCAAGTCCCAGATCTTGAAGTGCATGGAGTGTGGGAGCTCCCACGACACTCTGCAGCAGCTCACCACCCACATGATGGTCACCGGTCACTTTCTCAAGGTCACCAGCTCTGCCTCCAAGAAAGGCAAGCAGCTGGTGCTGGACCCACTGGCCGTGGAGAAGATGCAGTCGTTGTCAGATGCCCCAAACAGTGATGCCCTGGCTCCCAAGCCATCAGGTAACTCCGCCTGTGACGGCGCAGCCTCCTCGACGGAGCTGAAGgacagcaaaaaggaaaaaccagAGGAGATCAACAAGGATGAGAAGGTCATGAAAAGCGAGGACTATGAAGACCCTCTCCAAAAGCCACTAGATCCTACGATAAAGTACCAGTATCTGAGGGAGGAGGACTTGGAAGATGGCTCGAAGGGCGGAGGGGACATTTTGAAGTCTTTGGAAAATACCGTTACCACTGCCATCAATAAAGCCCAGAACGGGGCTCCCAGCTGGAGCGCGTATCCCAGCATCCACGCAGCCTACCAGCTCTCAGAGGGCACCAAGCCTTCCTTGCCTATGGGCTCCCAGGTCCTGCAGATCCGACCCAACCTCAGCAACAAGCTGAGGCCGATCGCACCCAAGTGGAAAGCGATGCCGCTGGTGTCCGTGCCTGCACACCTGGCCCCCTACACGCAAGTGAAGAAGGAGCCGACAGACAAAGAGGAAGCGGTGAGGGAGTGTGAGAAAGAGAGTCCCCGCGAGGAGGCGTCCTCGTTCAGCCACAGCGAGGGGCACGCTTTCTCCAAAAGCGAACCGCCTGCGGAGTCCAAAAAGGCTGAGCCGCGTCCCCCGCAGGCGGAGGACAAGCCGATGAGAGAGGGCggtgagaaagagaaaggcccGGCTTTGGAGCCGGCGTCTCCGCTCAGCAACGGCTGCACCCTCACCAACCCTGCAGCGGCCCTGCCGGGCATCAACCCGCTCAGCGCCCTGCAGTCTGTCCTGAACAATCACCTGGGCAAAGCCACGGAGCCCTTGCGCGCACCCTCCTGCTCCAGCCCAAGCTCAAGCACAATGTCCATGTTTCACAAGCCGAGCCTCAGCGTCATGGACAAGCCAGTCCTGAGTCCCCCCTCCACGAGGCCGGCCAGCGTGTCCAGACGCTATCTGTTCGAGAACAACGATCAGCCCATCGACCTGACCAAGTCCAAGAGCAAGAAGGCCGAGTCCTCGCAAGCTCAGTCCTGCACGTCCCCGCCCCAGAAGCACGCCCTCTCCGACATCGCCGACATGGTCAAGGTCCTCCCCAAGGCCACCACCCCGAAGCCCGCCACCTCCCCCAGGGTCCCTCCCGTAAAGCTGGAGATGGATGTCAGGCGCTTCGAGGACTTGTCCAGTGAGGTCTCCACCTTGCATAAGAGGAAAGGCCGGCAGTCCAACTGGAACCCCCAGCATCTTCTGATCCTGCAGGCTCAGTTTGCCTCCAGCCTCTTCCAGACCTCGGAGGGCAAATACCTGCTGTCCGACCTGGGCCCCCAAGAGCGGATGCAGATCTCGAAGTTTACGGGACTCTCGATGACCACCATCAGCCACTGGCTCGCCAACGTCAAGTACCAGCTTAGGAAAACGGGTGGGACCAAGTTCCTAAAAAACATGGACAAAGGACACCCTATCTTTTACTGCAGTGACTGTGCCTCCCAGTTCAGAACCCCGTCTACCTACATCAGTCACTTAGAGTCCCACCTGGGTTTCCAAATGAAGGACATGACCCGCCTGGCCGTGGAGCAGCAAGGCAAAGCGGAGCAGGAGCTCTCCCGGGTGTCGTCGGCTCAGCGGTCACCGGAAAGCATAGCTGGCGAAGAGGACACAGACTCTAAATTCAAGTGTAAGTTGTGCTGCCGGACATTTGTGAGCAAACATGCAGTAAAACTCCACCTAAGCAAAACGCACAGCAAGTCCCCCGAGCACCATTCACAGTTTGTAACAGACGTGGATGAAGAATAG